In the genome of Afipia felis ATCC 53690, the window CACGCGGCTGAAAAGACATTCGAGGTTCAAAAGACCCCGGAGGAATGGAAGCGGCAGTTGACGCCCGCGCAGTACCACATCCTGCGTGAGGAGGGCACGGAACCGGCCTTTTCGAGTCCGCTCAACAACGAACATCGCAAGGGCACATTCGCCTGCGCGGGCTGCGATCAGGCGCTGTTCGCTTCTGAGACCAAATTCGACAGCGGTACCGGCTGGCCAAGCTTCTACGATCATCTGCCGAACGCCGTCGGCACCACCACCGACCGCAGCTACTTCATGGTGCGTACCGCGGTGCATTGCAGCCGCTGCGGCGGGCATCTCGGCCACGTCTTCAATGACGGCCCCAAGCCGACCGGCCTGCGCTATTGCATGGACGGTCTCGCGCTGAACTTCAAACCGGCGGCACCTTCGGCGTCCTGAGGTCGTGCTCCGGCAATTCTTGCCGGGATAGGCAAGAGCGCCCCGGTATTCCGGCCGGGGTATTTTTATAACTCATTGCCAAACCTCGTCTTCTTCTTTGGCACGAGGCTTGCGACTCCTTCTTCGAATGCGGCCTTTTCGGCATCCCGGTGGCCGCCCGGATCGAAGCTGGAGACGATAGTAATGGGTAT includes:
- the msrB gene encoding peptide-methionine (R)-S-oxide reductase MsrB, with the translated sequence MIDRRLLLSTAAGLAAMRWLPFSSKAHAAEKTFEVQKTPEEWKRQLTPAQYHILREEGTEPAFSSPLNNEHRKGTFACAGCDQALFASETKFDSGTGWPSFYDHLPNAVGTTTDRSYFMVRTAVHCSRCGGHLGHVFNDGPKPTGLRYCMDGLALNFKPAAPSAS